In the genome of Fibrobacter sp., one region contains:
- a CDS encoding CDP-glycerol glycerophosphotransferase family protein, producing MSLREYLRSNRFIAFLYWLPVHILILFSKILPLQNKIVFSNFSGKGFADDPKYILLQIARQNPKIKLVWLLNDINQHLPPTVKKVKYGTPWATYHYTTAKIWIDNVKNNPKPTKRKKQFYLQTWHGSFANKTVEKDAEPYLDKNYIEVSQKDSQIIDLMYSNNDFKINLFKNSFWYNGPVIKSDSPQLATLLNPPPRLKTNICSSYQIDDNKKILLYAPTFRKNFNVDIYKWDFKAVLNTLEKKFGEQFVLFFRLHPNISNLVNCGIFNQNIINVTSYPDMDELMAISDIMITDFSGVAYDMALAKKPVFLFAKDYEDYIKNDRPQYFEQKDLPFSFAKTEDELKEHILNFQESAYQEKTLDFFNKIGMQESGNGAENIANIVLEQITK from the coding sequence ATGTCGTTGAGAGAATATCTAAGAAGCAACCGCTTTATAGCGTTTCTTTACTGGCTACCCGTTCATATTCTTATTCTGTTTTCAAAAATTCTTCCCCTGCAAAATAAAATAGTTTTTTCAAATTTCTCTGGAAAAGGCTTTGCAGATGACCCAAAATACATATTATTACAAATTGCTAGGCAAAACCCAAAGATAAAATTGGTTTGGCTACTAAATGACATTAACCAACATCTACCACCAACGGTAAAAAAAGTAAAATACGGGACTCCGTGGGCCACCTACCATTACACAACTGCAAAAATATGGATAGATAACGTAAAGAACAATCCAAAGCCCACTAAAAGAAAAAAACAGTTCTATCTACAAACATGGCACGGTTCATTCGCGAATAAAACGGTCGAAAAAGATGCCGAGCCGTATTTGGACAAAAACTACATTGAAGTTTCTCAAAAAGACAGCCAAATTATTGACTTAATGTATTCAAACAATGATTTTAAAATCAATTTATTTAAAAACTCTTTTTGGTATAATGGTCCAGTCATCAAATCGGACTCTCCTCAATTAGCTACTCTACTCAATCCTCCACCACGTTTAAAAACAAATATTTGTTCGTCGTACCAAATTGACGACAACAAAAAAATTCTTCTTTATGCTCCAACTTTTCGAAAAAACTTTAATGTAGACATATATAAATGGGACTTTAAAGCGGTATTAAATACTCTTGAAAAAAAATTTGGCGAGCAATTCGTACTGTTTTTTCGGTTACATCCAAACATTTCAAATCTTGTAAATTGCGGTATTTTTAACCAAAACATCATTAATGTAACATCATACCCGGACATGGACGAACTTATGGCCATTTCGGACATCATGATTACAGACTTTTCTGGAGTCGCATACGATATGGCTCTAGCAAAAAAGCCCGTATTCTTATTTGCTAAAGATTACGAAGATTACATAAAAAATGATCGTCCTCAATATTTCGAACAAAAAGATTTACCGTTTTCCTTTGCAAAAACAGAAGATGAATTAAAAGAACACATTCTGAACTTTCAAGAAAGCGCATACCAAGAAAAGACTTTGGACTTTTTCAATAAAATTGGCATGCAAGAATCTGGCAATGGAGCTGAAAATATTGCAAACATTGTTTTGGAGCAAATCACCAAATGA
- a CDS encoding adenylyltransferase/cytidyltransferase family protein: protein MKKVFTVGVFDILHIGHFYLFKKARELGDFLTVAVQESEFIKEHKPNAQMVYSTDERIFMVQSIRFVNEVVSYSNVDDIIDKIDFDVFAIGPDQNHEGFQKAISWCKENNKQVVLLPRTEGISSSALRNYLKDK from the coding sequence ATGAAAAAAGTTTTTACAGTTGGAGTTTTTGATATTCTTCATATTGGTCATTTCTACCTATTCAAAAAAGCCCGTGAACTAGGCGATTTTCTCACAGTTGCAGTACAGGAATCTGAATTCATCAAGGAACATAAACCTAATGCGCAAATGGTTTATTCCACCGATGAACGGATATTTATGGTACAATCAATCCGATTTGTCAATGAGGTTGTTTCATACAGCAATGTAGACGACATCATTGACAAAATTGATTTTGATGTTTTCGCAATAGGCCCTGATCAAAATCACGAAGGATTTCAAAAGGCCATAAGTTGGTGCAAAGAAAACAACAAACAAGTTGTATTATTACCTCGGACAGAAGGGATTTCGTCCAGTGCATTACGAAACTATCTTAAAGACAAGTAA
- a CDS encoding putative DNA binding domain-containing protein, with translation MTPSELQKIIECGETSKVQFKQEFTSQKQIASEMIAFANSKGGIIIFGVKDKTGIVTGLSAKKVQQASIDLGNAATKQVRPAIYLTTEVVEVKKKSYVLVAHINEGVNKPYKDLNGTMWVKQAADKRKLTENCEILSLFQDSQMYKPETAAVPGTSIKDFETTHINDFFQKVYGNDKEDFGKPHKSILTSLCAMRESGEATQAGLLFFGRNPQKYLKTFKIKAVAFYGNDIGDTEYQDSRDIEGTIPFMYKEALAFLKANLKHKQKGQSFNSTGILEISEIALEEILQNALVHIDLLQPSSIKILVFKNRVEIINPGSLYNGLTIDAIKMGVSSARNPTIANLCSKVLVYRGLGSGIIRATKECSNIDFVNEPDASQFKVIIWRTDDKPTINDIESMIIDFLKQNGTSTSKDIARHIGKKITQTKTYLQRLKEAGFISFMGENKNRTYSLKR, from the coding sequence ATGACACCCAGCGAACTCCAAAAGATTATTGAATGCGGCGAAACCAGTAAAGTCCAATTCAAACAAGAATTCACTAGTCAAAAGCAAATCGCATCAGAAATGATCGCCTTTGCCAATTCAAAAGGTGGAATAATCATCTTCGGAGTAAAAGATAAGACAGGAATAGTCACTGGATTATCAGCAAAAAAAGTTCAGCAAGCCTCCATCGATTTAGGTAATGCAGCTACTAAACAAGTTAGACCTGCAATATATCTAACAACTGAAGTCGTCGAAGTTAAAAAAAAGTCCTACGTTCTTGTAGCCCACATCAATGAGGGCGTGAATAAGCCCTACAAGGACCTTAACGGGACAATGTGGGTAAAACAAGCTGCAGACAAACGCAAGCTAACCGAGAACTGCGAGATACTATCTCTTTTCCAAGATTCCCAAATGTACAAACCCGAAACTGCAGCCGTTCCGGGAACATCCATCAAGGACTTCGAAACCACCCACATCAATGATTTTTTTCAAAAAGTCTACGGAAATGACAAAGAGGATTTCGGCAAGCCTCATAAAAGTATCTTAACAAGCCTCTGCGCAATGAGAGAGTCCGGGGAGGCAACCCAGGCCGGACTATTATTTTTTGGACGCAACCCGCAAAAATATCTAAAGACCTTTAAAATAAAAGCTGTTGCCTTTTACGGAAATGACATTGGCGATACCGAATATCAGGACAGCAGAGACATCGAAGGAACAATCCCCTTCATGTACAAAGAAGCCCTTGCATTTTTAAAGGCGAATTTAAAGCACAAACAAAAAGGACAGAGCTTCAACTCCACCGGCATCCTTGAAATTTCAGAAATTGCTCTAGAAGAAATTTTGCAAAATGCGCTGGTGCACATTGATCTACTACAACCATCCTCGATAAAAATATTAGTCTTCAAGAATCGTGTAGAAATCATCAACCCTGGTTCTCTTTACAACGGGCTTACCATTGATGCGATAAAAATGGGCGTTTCTAGCGCTCGTAACCCCACCATAGCCAATCTCTGCTCTAAGGTCCTTGTTTACAGAGGACTCGGTTCTGGCATTATACGAGCAACCAAAGAGTGTTCCAATATTGATTTTGTCAACGAGCCCGATGCATCGCAATTTAAAGTTATCATTTGGCGGACCGACGATAAACCGACGATAAATGATATCGAGAGCATGATCATCGATTTTCTAAAGCAAAACGGGACTTCAACATCAAAAGACATTGCGCGCCACATCGGAAAGAAAATCACACAAACAAAGACCTACCTGCAGCGTCTAAAAGAAGCTGGATTTATCAGCTTCATGGGTGAAAACAAAAACAGAACCTACTCTCTAAAGCGATAA
- a CDS encoding glycosyltransferase, producing MDNPLISVIVPIYKVEPYLRQCLDSIVNQTYTNLEIILVDDGSPDGCPAICDEYAVNDNRIIVIHKENGGLSDARNAGLDICKGEYISFVDSDDSIENIYFETLIKTALELNSDLVIGNNNTSTDKNSPLKIVSFFDSLTEEFGPNRLAFIASWGKLYHHSLFNEIRFPLGKTHEDTFTTYLLNYKAKKIVFINKTLYHYIRRTDSITGKGPTLDLLDACEQRFLFIQKLGDNRITHLMFIQLCWQCLDFYTTYKNMDNKKAIAAFKKYRQVLKYRELDLKLSIILKLFLLITAIHPYIYYLYKKYSPLKTSIKL from the coding sequence ATGGATAATCCCCTAATTTCCGTCATTGTTCCGATTTACAAGGTTGAGCCATATCTTAGACAATGCTTAGATAGCATTGTCAACCAGACATATACAAACCTGGAAATCATTCTTGTTGACGACGGAAGCCCTGATGGTTGTCCAGCAATTTGCGATGAGTACGCAGTAAATGACAACCGCATTATTGTGATTCACAAAGAGAATGGTGGGTTATCGGACGCAAGGAATGCCGGGTTGGACATTTGCAAAGGGGAATACATTTCTTTTGTGGATAGCGATGATTCCATAGAAAATATTTATTTTGAGACATTAATAAAAACTGCCCTAGAACTCAATTCAGACCTAGTCATAGGCAACAATAATACATCAACGGATAAAAATAGCCCATTAAAAATCGTTTCTTTTTTTGATTCTTTAACAGAAGAATTTGGGCCAAACCGGCTTGCATTTATCGCTTCATGGGGAAAACTATACCATCACAGTTTATTCAATGAGATAAGATTTCCTTTAGGAAAAACTCACGAAGATACCTTCACAACATATTTGCTAAATTACAAGGCAAAGAAAATCGTTTTCATCAACAAGACTTTATACCATTACATTAGAAGAACAGACAGTATTACGGGAAAGGGACCAACCCTAGATCTTTTAGATGCATGTGAGCAAAGATTTCTTTTCATTCAAAAATTAGGGGATAATCGAATCACGCACTTAATGTTCATCCAATTATGTTGGCAATGTCTAGATTTTTATACAACCTATAAAAATATGGACAATAAAAAAGCTATCGCCGCATTCAAAAAATATAGACAAGTTCTTAAATACCGAGAATTAGATTTAAAACTTTCTATCATCCTTAAACTGTTCTTATTGATTACAGCAATCCATCCCTACATATATTATCTTTACAAAAAGTACAGCCCTTTAAAAACATCAATTAAATTATGA
- a CDS encoding glycosyl transferase has protein sequence MTPKIIHYCWFGKKPLPELALKCIASWKKFLPDFEIKEWNEDNFDINLFPYVAQAYKCKKYAFVSDVARFWILYNYGGIYFDTDVEVIKPLDSIFEQSPYMGVETDLKLSDEKSIKNSVNPGIGIAAPKGHPFYKEMLDLYSQLSFEENKKDYALKTVTQYTSEKLLEHGWVPEIGITTKVDDITIFPKDYFCPFSWKTMKMEVTDSTYTMHHYASSWLTPKQRLINKNKYVSLFFWLIKRDPISNFKGLIRVIKERRIW, from the coding sequence ATGACGCCAAAAATTATTCATTACTGCTGGTTCGGCAAAAAGCCCTTACCTGAACTAGCTCTAAAGTGCATTGCTTCTTGGAAAAAATTTCTACCCGACTTTGAAATAAAAGAATGGAATGAAGATAATTTTGATATAAATCTTTTTCCGTATGTCGCTCAAGCTTATAAATGCAAAAAATATGCATTTGTTAGCGATGTTGCCAGATTTTGGATTCTCTACAATTATGGAGGGATTTATTTCGATACTGACGTTGAAGTTATCAAGCCTTTAGACTCAATATTCGAGCAATCTCCTTATATGGGTGTTGAAACGGATTTAAAACTTTCCGATGAAAAATCCATAAAGAATTCTGTCAACCCAGGCATCGGAATCGCCGCACCAAAGGGACATCCCTTTTACAAGGAAATGCTTGATTTATACAGTCAACTATCCTTTGAAGAGAACAAAAAAGATTACGCACTAAAAACAGTAACCCAATACACATCCGAAAAGCTTCTTGAACACGGCTGGGTTCCTGAAATAGGAATCACCACCAAAGTTGACGACATCACCATTTTTCCAAAAGATTACTTTTGTCCATTCTCATGGAAAACAATGAAAATGGAGGTTACCGATTCAACTTATACAATGCATCATTACGCTAGTTCCTGGCTAACTCCTAAACAGAGACTAATTAACAAGAATAAATACGTATCTCTTTTCTTTTGGCTTATAAAAAGGGATCCTATTTCCAATTTTAAGGGGCTTATTCGAGTTATTAAAGAGCGTAGAATCTGGTAA
- a CDS encoding glycosyl transferase: MIPKIIHYCWLSNDPLPKGVLKCIDSWEKNMPDYKVKRWSTENFDISSVKIVKEAVEQKKWAFATDYIRLYALYNEGGIYLDSDVLIHKNLEPLFIADFISAIEFNPADIQAYLNNIDENHQRLTNSKSVPGCGIQAAFAASTPKHLFIKECLDKYKTLSLKDILDNNLLAPVIQAQCAEKFGFRYINEKQNLKENIVLYPTTTIGQNAYEIKGRFATHCCAGSWENSPLKHKAINLLNNRFHMLPYLYKLKHLFIKNDK, encoded by the coding sequence ATGATCCCCAAGATTATTCATTACTGTTGGCTCAGCAACGACCCTTTACCTAAAGGCGTTTTGAAGTGTATTGATAGCTGGGAAAAGAACATGCCTGATTATAAAGTCAAGCGATGGTCAACAGAAAACTTCGACATTTCTTCGGTGAAAATTGTCAAAGAAGCTGTAGAACAAAAAAAATGGGCATTCGCAACAGATTACATCCGACTATACGCCTTATATAATGAAGGTGGAATATACCTTGATTCAGATGTTCTTATTCACAAGAATTTAGAACCGCTGTTCATAGCAGACTTCATTTCGGCAATAGAGTTTAATCCCGCCGATATTCAAGCTTATTTAAACAACATTGATGAAAACCATCAGCGCTTAACAAATTCCAAATCAGTACCAGGGTGTGGTATTCAAGCTGCATTTGCAGCAAGTACACCGAAACACTTATTTATCAAAGAATGTTTGGACAAATACAAGACTTTATCTCTTAAAGACATTCTTGACAATAATTTGCTTGCTCCAGTAATACAAGCTCAATGCGCAGAAAAATTTGGATTCCGATACATCAATGAAAAACAAAATCTAAAAGAAAATATTGTCTTATATCCAACAACTACAATCGGACAAAATGCCTACGAAATCAAAGGCCGTTTTGCAACTCATTGTTGCGCAGGCAGTTGGGAAAACAGTCCTCTGAAGCATAAGGCGATAAACCTACTGAACAACAGATTCCATATGCTACCTTATCTATATAAATTAAAACATCTTTTTATCAAGAACGATAAATAA
- a CDS encoding glycosyltransferase, which translates to MNKQIKVCQVLHGIVGGGSEQVVLNYCSRMSDIHFDLLYQYEPNPQILERFNEAGINCIQIPDKVHHPIKHLWSIFRIFRNGHYDVVHSHLDWFLNAYVMFLAWLARVPKRIAHHHQAYHPANPLLKLLCAMLRIPNKMFATHWLACGQAAAENGWSKCTVANGKVTILPNAIDPERFKFDDVARKRIREQYGIAEDDFVVGHVGRFFPEKNHRFIIELFAELLKKNLKAKLLLVGNGPLQDDVKTLVHEKSLDDSVIFAGLQKDTVPFYCAFDVLLLPSVREAFPMTLVEAQYNGLQCIVSDAVPNEVAISSRVKKLPIKEVQPWAAELVKKNTRVENVDCHVDNDRFDIRKCYELLELIYRS; encoded by the coding sequence ATGAACAAGCAAATCAAGGTATGTCAGGTTCTCCACGGTATTGTGGGTGGTGGCTCGGAGCAGGTGGTTCTGAACTACTGCTCGCGCATGAGTGATATACATTTTGATTTGCTTTATCAATATGAACCGAACCCACAGATTTTGGAACGCTTCAATGAGGCTGGAATAAACTGCATCCAAATTCCTGATAAAGTCCATCACCCTATTAAACATTTGTGGTCAATCTTCCGTATTTTTAGGAATGGTCACTACGACGTGGTCCACTCGCATTTGGACTGGTTCCTGAATGCCTATGTGATGTTCTTGGCTTGGCTGGCGAGGGTTCCGAAAAGGATCGCTCACCATCACCAGGCTTATCATCCCGCGAATCCGTTGCTGAAACTGCTGTGCGCAATGCTCCGAATCCCGAATAAAATGTTCGCTACCCATTGGCTTGCTTGCGGCCAGGCTGCCGCAGAAAATGGGTGGAGTAAGTGCACGGTTGCAAATGGCAAGGTGACTATTCTCCCTAATGCCATTGATCCGGAACGATTTAAGTTTGACGATGTAGCGCGTAAGCGAATTCGCGAGCAATACGGAATTGCAGAAGATGATTTTGTAGTGGGACACGTGGGAAGGTTTTTTCCGGAGAAGAATCATCGTTTTATTATAGAACTGTTTGCTGAATTATTGAAGAAAAATCTCAAGGCAAAACTTCTTCTTGTGGGGAATGGCCCTTTGCAAGATGATGTGAAAACATTGGTACACGAAAAAAGCTTGGATGATTCAGTAATCTTTGCTGGTCTACAGAAGGATACTGTTCCCTTTTATTGTGCGTTTGATGTGTTGCTTTTGCCTTCTGTGCGTGAAGCATTCCCCATGACCCTTGTGGAGGCTCAATATAATGGGCTACAGTGCATCGTGAGTGATGCCGTTCCTAATGAAGTTGCGATATCCTCTAGGGTGAAAAAGCTTCCCATAAAAGAAGTTCAGCCTTGGGCGGCTGAACTTGTAAAGAAGAATACTCGGGTTGAAAACGTCGATTGTCATGTAGATAACGACCGTTTTGATATTAGAAAGTGCTATGAACTTTTGGAACTTATTTATCGTTCTTGA
- a CDS encoding site-specific integrase, which translates to MLFYDAAIESLKNNPGELTEATIRTYLWNLRKVCDFMPDLECNAIEEKIIRDFKVHLQEKGNKPATVTKALSVFRIFVNRLRKEGLIENDPFMGVKIGRVYTRRGFLTTRELKQLYLSYSDNRNKLTEKEQECTRIFLFSCFTGLRYSDLCSLSANEIYDWKIRKQTHKTGEEVYIPIPVQARLLLPSKLKGEEPVFHVADNCSFNRRLRKAAKKLGFPKYLHCHLARHTFATTCISLGIPLPATSKLLGHRNLDTTLIYAKYVDTFLDKEMRKFNRL; encoded by the coding sequence ATGCTTTTTTATGATGCTGCAATTGAAAGTTTGAAAAATAACCCAGGTGAGCTGACTGAGGCGACCATTAGGACGTATCTGTGGAACTTGCGCAAGGTTTGTGATTTTATGCCTGATCTTGAGTGCAATGCCATTGAAGAAAAAATAATTCGTGATTTTAAGGTTCATCTTCAAGAAAAGGGAAATAAACCGGCGACCGTGACGAAGGCTTTATCGGTTTTTAGAATCTTTGTGAATCGATTAAGAAAAGAAGGATTGATTGAGAATGATCCTTTTATGGGAGTGAAGATTGGTCGGGTTTATACTCGTCGTGGCTTTTTGACAACTCGTGAACTGAAGCAACTTTATTTGAGTTACTCCGATAACAGGAACAAATTAACTGAAAAGGAACAGGAGTGTACCCGCATATTTTTGTTCAGTTGCTTTACGGGACTGCGCTATAGTGATTTATGTTCGCTTTCTGCAAATGAAATCTACGATTGGAAGATTCGCAAGCAGACTCATAAGACTGGTGAAGAAGTGTATATTCCGATCCCTGTGCAGGCTAGGTTGTTGTTGCCTTCAAAACTGAAGGGCGAAGAACCGGTCTTTCATGTGGCTGATAATTGTTCCTTCAATCGTCGATTACGCAAGGCGGCAAAGAAACTGGGTTTCCCAAAATATCTTCACTGCCACTTAGCTAGGCATACTTTCGCTACGACTTGTATTTCATTAGGAATTCCGCTGCCGGCGACAAGTAAGCTGCTGGGCCACCGCAACTTGGATACGACCTTAATCTACGCCAAATATGTGGATACATTCTTGGATAAGGAAATGAGAAAGTTCAATAGGTTGTGA
- a CDS encoding type II toxin-antitoxin system HipA family toxin, producing the protein MNLNVFFGNVLAGKLSSTADRGVVYSYTQSYVDKKFPALSVSLPLRVEEFSQKECLPFFAGVLPEGDVKRRISDFLHVSESSTLKLLQELGGECAGMVSVLPEDTEPILKDAYEIGAENYKKVSEDTLAGYIRNIDVRPLLKANEDLRLSLAGAQEKLPLAFFDNQFFLPQNGAPSTHIIKPTGKGELSTLSANEYVCMTLAKNVGLDVPKVEFRSTNGEIYLLVERYDRKSSGRSITRMHQEDMCQALGILSDRKYQNDGGPGVLDVYQLINRAASIPLLESRSFILNVLFNLIIGNCDAHGKNYSLLYEGNFVKLAPVYDTVCTLIYPSLTRKTSMKIGSHYEIDKIKASDLETLSLELDIKPSVMQKQYATLREKILNSFSILRKDSALNSYTELIDMIENCIQSRNVLT; encoded by the coding sequence GTGAATCTGAACGTGTTCTTCGGTAATGTCCTTGCAGGGAAACTGTCCTCAACTGCCGACCGAGGCGTCGTCTATTCCTATACGCAATCCTACGTGGATAAGAAATTTCCGGCCTTGTCCGTATCACTCCCGCTACGGGTGGAAGAGTTTTCTCAGAAGGAGTGCCTGCCTTTCTTCGCCGGAGTTCTCCCGGAAGGTGATGTAAAGCGTAGAATATCTGACTTTCTGCATGTTTCTGAATCCAGCACATTGAAACTGCTACAGGAACTAGGCGGTGAATGCGCCGGCATGGTTTCTGTGCTGCCAGAAGATACCGAACCTATTTTGAAGGATGCTTATGAAATAGGAGCGGAGAACTATAAAAAAGTATCGGAAGATACACTTGCCGGCTATATAAGGAATATTGATGTAAGACCGTTGCTTAAGGCTAATGAAGATTTACGATTGTCTCTTGCTGGAGCGCAGGAAAAACTGCCTTTGGCTTTTTTCGACAATCAATTTTTCTTGCCACAAAATGGAGCGCCCTCGACGCACATCATTAAACCGACTGGTAAAGGGGAACTCAGCACCCTTTCCGCAAACGAATATGTTTGCATGACGTTGGCCAAAAATGTTGGACTGGATGTTCCGAAAGTCGAATTTCGTTCTACTAACGGAGAAATATATTTATTGGTGGAACGCTATGATAGAAAATCCTCTGGACGCTCCATTACACGCATGCACCAAGAGGATATGTGCCAGGCCTTAGGAATACTTAGTGACAGGAAATACCAGAATGATGGAGGTCCTGGTGTTTTAGACGTATACCAACTTATAAACCGAGCTGCATCCATACCGCTTTTAGAATCAAGATCTTTTATTCTTAACGTTTTGTTTAACCTTATAATCGGGAACTGTGATGCCCACGGTAAAAACTATTCGCTGCTTTACGAAGGTAACTTTGTGAAGTTGGCTCCTGTATATGACACAGTTTGCACCTTGATCTATCCTAGCCTTACAAGAAAGACATCCATGAAAATCGGGAGCCATTATGAGATAGACAAAATCAAGGCTAGCGATCTTGAAACATTAAGTTTGGAGTTGGATATTAAACCCTCTGTAATGCAAAAACAATATGCAACACTGAGAGAGAAAATTCTGAATTCCTTTTCAATTTTGCGCAAGGATTCTGCTTTAAATTCTTATACGGAATTGATTGATATGATTGAGAATTGTATTCAAAGCAGAAATGTTTTGACATAA
- a CDS encoding DUF6261 family protein: MTNANIINVHKLTNEGFYGFHKNVVEQASKINAKEFRTLLDTYTSAVEKFGGYISSIAEAEAKKIAAINSSKRTEAFSGFRNYVKSITKHPNADMETLANNVWKFVKGYVRVSHADRDKVTAMIDLTIANVSELVASETFAAVYAGSDLERWFNLLDSAEKEYLAAVKSCVEERRIREQENNNLLRNECTEAFYLLLNYAKYLATSKGDTDCCWLVREVELMADTRRSLYKSRDKQRAEKKAASEKEKNAEQANASTETSSTATLTAVGQNNAA, encoded by the coding sequence ATGACGAACGCAAATATCATCAACGTTCACAAGCTCACCAACGAAGGCTTCTACGGTTTCCACAAGAACGTAGTAGAGCAGGCCAGCAAGATCAACGCCAAGGAATTCCGCACCTTGCTTGATACATACACCTCTGCGGTTGAAAAGTTTGGAGGTTACATCAGTAGCATCGCCGAAGCCGAGGCAAAGAAGATTGCCGCAATCAACAGCTCCAAGCGCACAGAAGCATTCAGCGGATTCCGCAACTACGTAAAGTCCATTACCAAGCACCCCAATGCCGACATGGAAACGCTTGCAAACAATGTATGGAAGTTTGTTAAGGGCTACGTACGTGTTTCCCACGCAGACCGCGACAAGGTTACCGCCATGATCGACCTGACCATCGCCAATGTGTCGGAACTTGTGGCAAGCGAGACTTTTGCCGCGGTCTATGCGGGTAGCGATCTTGAACGGTGGTTCAATCTGCTGGACTCCGCAGAAAAGGAATATTTGGCCGCAGTCAAGAGCTGTGTGGAAGAACGCCGCATTCGTGAGCAGGAAAACAACAACCTGCTCCGCAATGAATGTACCGAGGCGTTCTACCTGCTGTTGAATTATGCAAAGTACCTGGCAACTTCCAAGGGGGACACCGATTGTTGTTGGCTCGTACGTGAAGTGGAACTGATGGCGGATACCCGCCGCAGCCTCTACAAGAGCCGCGACAAGCAGCGTGCCGAAAAGAAGGCTGCCAGCGAAAAAGAAAAAAACGCCGAACAGGCGAACGCGTCTACTGAAACCTCTTCCACCGCAACCTTAACCGCGGTGGGACAGAACAATGCAGCATGA
- a CDS encoding ATP-binding protein has protein sequence MILLTDLKSDFKFVIKLEEDMVYAHRTIENSIKKISRTFPVVLITGPRQVGKTTVLKECDKSRKYVSLDDVNLRLLAKESPELFLDRFAPPVLIDEIQYAPELLPYIKIIADERQEDGLFWLTGSQQFQLMRGVTESLAGRIGIVELQGFSIAERTGNFKKAPFSTTSLKEQKSLTLTECYDMIWRGCYPKMVTREDMDWDTFYKSYVTTYIERDVRDLVSIGDEMQFYKFIRAAAARSGQMLDYTDISKDVGVSVPTVKSWVSILKNSGLVFFLEPYSKNITKRTVKTPKLYFWDTGLVCYLTGWLSPEAAEAGAQNSALFENFAIAEILKSYMHNGKRCSAYFYRDQQKKEIDLIIDENGILYPIEFKKSSSPKKDDTKNFSVLESLNTGKGAVVCLSSTYFPLTENVDAVPVSYI, from the coding sequence ATGATTTTATTGACAGATTTAAAGTCTGATTTTAAATTTGTCATTAAATTGGAAGAAGACATGGTTTACGCACATCGGACAATTGAAAACAGTATCAAGAAAATCAGCCGCACTTTCCCTGTGGTATTGATTACAGGACCTCGACAAGTCGGTAAAACGACTGTTTTGAAGGAATGCGACAAGTCCAGGAAATATGTTTCCTTGGACGACGTGAACTTACGGTTGCTGGCAAAGGAGTCGCCCGAATTGTTCTTGGACCGATTTGCGCCCCCTGTATTAATTGACGAAATTCAATATGCTCCAGAGCTTTTGCCCTACATCAAAATCATTGCTGACGAAAGGCAGGAAGACGGTCTGTTCTGGCTTACCGGATCTCAACAATTCCAATTGATGCGCGGTGTAACGGAGTCGCTCGCCGGGAGAATAGGAATTGTAGAGCTCCAAGGATTTTCCATTGCGGAACGTACCGGAAATTTTAAAAAAGCCCCGTTTTCAACAACATCGCTCAAGGAACAAAAGTCACTCACCCTTACTGAATGTTACGACATGATTTGGCGAGGCTGTTACCCTAAAATGGTAACGCGCGAAGACATGGATTGGGATACATTCTACAAATCGTATGTAACAACCTACATTGAGCGCGATGTGCGTGACCTTGTTTCTATTGGCGACGAGATGCAATTTTACAAGTTCATCCGGGCAGCAGCAGCCCGTAGCGGACAAATGCTAGATTACACCGACATTTCAAAGGATGTTGGGGTTTCTGTGCCTACCGTTAAATCCTGGGTTTCCATCTTGAAAAATTCAGGCCTTGTATTTTTTCTCGAACCTTATTCCAAAAATATAACTAAGCGAACCGTGAAGACCCCCAAGCTTTATTTTTGGGATACCGGCCTAGTTTGTTACCTTACCGGCTGGCTATCTCCAGAAGCTGCGGAAGCGGGTGCCCAGAACAGCGCTTTGTTCGAGAACTTCGCCATTGCCGAAATTCTAAAAAGCTACATGCACAACGGCAAGCGTTGCTCAGCTTATTTCTATCGTGACCAACAAAAAAAAGAGATCGATTTAATCATCGATGAAAACGGAATTCTGTACCCGATAGAGTTCAAGAAGTCATCGTCGCCAAAGAAAGACGATACTAAAAATTTTTCTGTACTGGAATCACTTAATACAGGAAAGGGCGCGGTCGTGTGTCTGTCCTCAACTTACTTTCCGCTAACCGAAAATGTTGATGCGGTGCCGGTAAGCTACATTTAA